Genomic DNA from Anaerolineae bacterium:
TGATCCACATTTCCCTTCCCGCCGCCCATCCGGGTCTCTGCGGGTTTTCGGGTCACCGGCTTATCCGGGAAGATGCGGATCCACACTCGGCCCCCACGCCGTATGTATCGGACGATGGCCCGGCGGGCCGCCTCGATTTGCCGGCTTGTCATCCAACAAGGCTCCAACGCCTGCAAGCCGTACTCTCCGAACGCAATCTGATTCCCCCGACTGGCCATCCCCTTCATACGACCGCGATGGGCCTTGCGATACTTCACACGCTTTGGCATTAACATCGCTGTCTCAACTCCTTACTTTACTACCCCATCTCGGCCGGCACGATGGCTCTAAGCCGCCGTTATAATGAGGTTTCCTGGCGTT
This window encodes:
- the rplP gene encoding 50S ribosomal protein L16, with translation MLMPKRVKYRKAHRGRMKGMASRGNQIAFGEYGLQALEPCWMTSRQIEAARRAIVRYIRRGGRVWIRIFPDKPVTRKPAETRMGGGKGNVDHWVAVVQPGRMIFEVGGVSEEIAREALRLASHKLPIRTQFVARAAVAEEAAAMAGGEG